DNA from Bradyrhizobium diazoefficiens USDA 110:
CGAGAATGGCGATCCTTTTGCCGGTCAGATCCATGGGTCCAATCCTTCGTTTCGGGGTTTTGTCCAACAATCGATCGTCTCGAACATCGTTCCTGAAGAGATAGCTCGGTCGAGAGTTAGGATTCGACCGCCGAGACGACGGTTATCAGGGGTTAGAAGCAGCAGGAGCGCCTCGCATCGCTGGCAGGTTCAATGGCAAAGTCGTCATCGTCACAGGAGCAGCTTCCGGCATCGGAGAAGCGACAGCTCGCCGCTTCGTTACAGAGGCCACGAAGGCAGCCCTCGTCGACCGCAATAGAGCCTTACTGGAAGAAGTCGCCAAGAGTCTGCCCGCCGACCAGGTGATGGTCCAAGCCACCGACGTGTCGGACTCGAGCGCCATCGACGAAATGGTCGCGGCGGTTGTCGACCGCTTCGGACGGCTGGACGTTGTCGTAAACAACGCGGGCGTCCATGAAGGGGGCGCCCCCGCTTCCATCACCGACAAGAAATGGCGGACGGTAATGTCGACTGACGTCGACGGCGTGTTCTATGGCTGCCGCGCGGCACTGCCCACCTTGAAAAGACCAGGGGCTCGATCGTGAACAGGGTGTCAGTCTCCGGGACCGATGGCGATTGGGGCATGAGCCCCTACAACGCGGCGAAGGGCGCCGTCGTCAATCTGACGCGCGCCCTTGCCCTGGACCTCGGCAAGAAGGGCATCCGCGTGAACGCGGTCTGTCCTAGCCTGACGCGTACGGGCATTACGGAAGACATGATGGACGACAAGGAACTGCTCGCGAAGTTCGCCGAGCGGATTCCGTTGGGCCGCGTCTGCGAACCAGAGGAAGTTGCCGCCGTGATTGCGTTCCTGGCAAGCGAAGACGCGAGCTTCATGACCGGCGCCAACGTAGCGGTGGACGGGGGCGTATCCGCCTCCAATGGGCAACCGCCGCAGGAATAGCCGTAGAGCGCCGGTCGCGGTCCTATTTTGTGAGCGCTGTATCGCCGAACCGAGCGTAAAGGGTGCCTGGACCGGGGTACACTTCGACGCACCCAGCTTCCCGCAGCGAGTTTTCGGTGAATCCGCCGCAGAGGACGCCGATGGCCGAGACGCCCGCCTTGCGGGCCGCGATAGCATCGTAGGGCGTGTCGCCGATCGCGACCGCTTCAGACCCCTTGATGCCAAGCTTCTTCAGCACGACTTCGAAGATGTCCGGGGCCGGTTTGGATTCATCGACGTCTTCGGAGGACGTAGCGACGTCTACCAGATCGGAGATGGCAGCGATGTCGAGGTACTTCTTGAGTTCGTCCTCCTTCGCCGAGGATGCTACAGCGATGCGGAGACCGGCCTCGCGGACGCGCTGCAGGAGTTGTGAGACCGCCGAGAAGGGACGGATGAGCGGTAGATAAGTCGACTTGAAGCGGTTGCCGCGCCACTCCTCCAAATGCTTGCCGTGTTCTCGCTGCTGTTCATCGGACAGAAAAACCGGGATGAGCTTATCCCCGCCCTTCCCGATCTGGCTGCGCACCTGCTCGAAGGTGACGTCGTGACCAAATTCCACCATCGCTTCCTGCCAGGCGAGCGCGTGGAGATCTACCGAGTCCAGAAGCGTGCCGTCGAGATCGAAAATGGCTGCTTTAGGCAATTCGCTGTCCTCCATGTCCATCACGACCAAGCGATGCGCACCAATCCGCTAGAGCGTGTTCTTCGCTATGCGCCGGTTGAGCATGCACGGCCAAGGCATCGCCACTACGCGGATCCGCCGGCGACCATTGCGGGCTTGATCGAAGGATCGGAGTTTCACAACGATCCCGGTTCGACCCGGCTAGGCCCGGGTATCCAGTAGCTGCGAGACGGCGGCAGCCAATTGCGCCGGCGCAAAGGGCTTCTCAATCAGGAGGCTGCCATCGACGCCCTGCGATTTCCAGTCTGGCGCGCTGGCGCTCGTCATGTAGACCACAGGAAACCCAGGCGTGATTTCCCTGATTTGCCGCGCCAGCTCCCATCCGCTGATGCCGTCACCCAGGTTGACGTCCGTCAGCAGCGCCCGACACTGCTCCCGGCCGTCCCGAAAGGTGGACATCGCCGCCTCTCCCGAATGGACCGAGCAGGCCTCGAAGCCGCCGTCCGACAAGGCGTCCTCGATGAAGCTGCAGATCAGAGCTTCATCCTCGACCACGAGAACACGAAGGGCATTGCTCACTTTTCAAGTCTCCTTTGCGACCGGGGCCGATCCTGTCCCGCCACGGCGGGTGCGTTCGGCCGCGAGTGGCCCGCCGCTCAAGCCACCGGAACACCGTAGTAGGCATTCACGGAGCGCGCGGCGCGGGATCGCTCCAATTCCAACTGCTCTCGTCGGCGTATTTGGGGGCGCTGCGGAGATGGTCCTGGGTAATGCCGGTGACGTAGCCGCAGAGATTGGTGTCGTACTTCAGCGCCTGCCAAGGCAGCGGATAGTGAACGTCGCCGATGCGGAGCAGGCCGTCGAAGCTCAGCACCGCGTGCGATACCTTGCCGCTGACCTTGTCGATCATGACG
Protein-coding regions in this window:
- a CDS encoding HAD family hydrolase; the protein is MDMEDSELPKAAIFDLDGTLLDSVDLHALAWQEAMVEFGHDVTFEQVRSQIGKGGDKLIPVFLSDEQQREHGKHLEEWRGNRFKSTYLPLIRPFSAVSQLLQRVREAGLRIAVASSAKEDELKKYLDIAAISDLVDVATSSEDVDESKPAPDIFEVVLKKLGIKGSEAVAIGDTPYDAIAARKAGVSAIGVLCGGFTENSLREAGCVEVYPGPGTLYARFGDTALTK
- a CDS encoding response regulator; this translates as MSNALRVLVVEDEALICSFIEDALSDGGFEACSVHSGEAAMSTFRDGREQCRALLTDVNLGDGISGWELARQIREITPGFPVVYMTSASAPDWKSQGVDGSLLIEKPFAPAQLAAAVSQLLDTRA